A window of Ruminiclostridium herbifermentans genomic DNA:
TTTATTTGATCATCGGTTATTTCTTTGCCATAATGCTTAGCTCCTTCTTTAAGAAGGTTACTTAATTCTATATCTAAAGCCATATTCCCCTCCACGTTTAAAATAAAAAGCTTTTATGAGTTTATTTATAATACTCCGCTATTAAAACTTAATTGGAAGTCCTATTCATTTGTTCAAGATAAATAAGCAATGCAGTTATATCAGCTGGTGAAACTCCTGTTATCCTTGAAGCTTGTCCAATTGAATCCGGCTTTATTTGAGAAAGCTTTTGTTTTGCTTCTAATCTTAAATTTTTTATAATAGAATAGTCAATATCCTCCGGTATTTTTCTATCCTCCAGCTTCTTAAACTGTTCTACCTGTTGAATTTGTCTTTTTATATAACCTTCGTATTTTATTTGTATTTCAACTTGCTCTTTTACTGATCTTGATAAATTTGGAAGTTCACATACCTCTGATAAACTTTCGTAGCTTATTTCAGGTCTTCTAAGCAATTCTGCAAGATTTATTCCACTTTTTATTGCTGTACTATTTCTACTTTCAAGATATTTTAGTACCTTTTCACTTGGAGGTAAATAAGTAGTTTCAATTCTTTCAATTTCTTTCTCAACAAGTTCTTTTTTTTGTAAGAATTTATTATAACGTTCCTCACTAATAAGACCAATTTCTCTGCCAATTGGAGTTAATCTTAAATCTGCATTATCCTGCCTTAAAAGCAACCTGTATTCAGCCCTTGATGTCATCATTCTATATGGTTCTTTTGTTCCTTTTGTAACAAGATCATCTATTAATACCCCAATATATGCTTGGGATCTGTCTAAAATAATAGGATTTTTCCCTTTTAGCTTCATTGCAGCATTTATTCCCGCAATTATCCCCTGAGCAGCAGCTTCTTCATATCCGGAGCTGCCATTTATTTGACCAGCTGAAAATAAACCATCTATTTTTTTATGCTCAAGTGACAGTTTCAACTCAGTAGCATCAATACCATCATATTCAATTGCATATGCGCTTCTCATTACCTTAACTTCTTCTAAACCAGGTATTGTTTTCATAAACTCTATCTGTACGTCCTCTGGCAGACTGCTTGACATGCCTTGTAAATACATCTCTTCAGTATCAAGTCCCATTGGTTCTACAAAAACTTGATGTCTTTCCTTATCAGCAAATCTTACAATTTTATCCTCAATTGAAGGGCAATATCTAGGGCCAATTCCCGTAATATTTCCACTATAAAGAGGTGAACGATGTAGATTATTTCTTATAACTTCATGAGTTTCATTGTTTGTATACGTTAGCCAACAAGATACCTGTTCTTTCTCAATACTTTCATTCTCAAAAGAAAATGGAATAATTTCATCGTCTCCTTTTTGCTCAACCATTTTTGAAAAGTCAATGCTCCTTCTATTAAGTCTAGCTGGTGTACCAGTCTTAAATCTCAATAATTTAATATTTAGAGCTAATAGACTCTCAGAAAGCCTGTTTGCTGGAAAAAGTCCATCTGGACCTCCACTATAGCTAACATCTCCAATTATTATTCGTCCCATTAAGTATGTTCCAGTTGTTAAAATAATGGCCTTGCACTCAAAGATAGCTCCAGTATGAGTTTTCACACCTTTAACTTTTGTCTTAGATTCATCAGTGATTATTTCAACAATTTCTGCCTGCCTTACATCAAGGTTCTCTTGCAATTCTAATGTATGCTTCATTTCCATTTGATATTGTCGTCTATCAACTTGAGCTCTCAAAGAATAAACTGCCGGACCTTTTGAATAATTAAGTATTTTTGACTGAATAAAAGTCTTATCAGTATTCTTTCCCATTTCACCACCTAAAGCATCAATCTCTCTTACAAGATGACCTTTAGCAGTACCACCAATATTGGGATTACACGGCATATTTGCTATACTGTCCAAATTTATTGAAAAAATAATTGTTTTGCAGCCTAATCTTGCTGATGCCAATGCTGCCTCACAGCCTGCATGTCCCGCGCCAACAACAACTACATCATAACTTCCTGCGAAATAATCCATTAGGATTCTTCCTTTCTATATCTCTTTTTATTAATTATTTAAAAAACTTTTTTAATTAATTTGATTATTTACCAATACAGAATTGACTAAATATCTCATGCATAATAGCATCATCTATTGACTCACCTGTTATCTTACCAATTAAATCTGCAGAATTTTTTATATCTATAGTTACCATATCCAAAGGCATTCCTATTTCAAATGAATTAATTGCTTGATTTATTGATTCTAAGCTCATATCTACTAAATTTTTATGTCTAGCATTTGTTATTATTATTTCATTGTTTTGAGATATCTCTCCAGTATAGAACATTTTATATATTATTTCCTCAAGTTCTTCTATACCTTTCTCATTAATAACTGACGCCTCTAATATTTTATCAACATTTAGCTGATTCTTTATAGTATCAATTTTATCTTCATCAACTAAATCAATTTTATTAATCATTATTATGCTTTTCTTGTCTTTAATAATTTTCAATACTTCTGCATCTTCTTCAAGAATACCTGTATCAGCAGCTATAACCATTATTATTAAATCCGCATTTTCTATAGCATTATATGCTTTATCAACACCTATCTTTTCAACAACATCTTTTGTAATTCTTATTCCTGCCGTATCAATAACTTTAGCCGGAATACCTTTAATGTTAATAT
This region includes:
- the mnmG gene encoding tRNA uridine-5-carboxymethylaminomethyl(34) synthesis enzyme MnmG; this encodes MDYFAGSYDVVVVGAGHAGCEAALASARLGCKTIIFSINLDSIANMPCNPNIGGTAKGHLVREIDALGGEMGKNTDKTFIQSKILNYSKGPAVYSLRAQVDRRQYQMEMKHTLELQENLDVRQAEIVEIITDESKTKVKGVKTHTGAIFECKAIILTTGTYLMGRIIIGDVSYSGGPDGLFPANRLSESLLALNIKLLRFKTGTPARLNRRSIDFSKMVEQKGDDEIIPFSFENESIEKEQVSCWLTYTNNETHEVIRNNLHRSPLYSGNITGIGPRYCPSIEDKIVRFADKERHQVFVEPMGLDTEEMYLQGMSSSLPEDVQIEFMKTIPGLEEVKVMRSAYAIEYDGIDATELKLSLEHKKIDGLFSAGQINGSSGYEEAAAQGIIAGINAAMKLKGKNPIILDRSQAYIGVLIDDLVTKGTKEPYRMMTSRAEYRLLLRQDNADLRLTPIGREIGLISEERYNKFLQKKELVEKEIERIETTYLPPSEKVLKYLESRNSTAIKSGINLAELLRRPEISYESLSEVCELPNLSRSVKEQVEIQIKYEGYIKRQIQQVEQFKKLEDRKIPEDIDYSIIKNLRLEAKQKLSQIKPDSIGQASRITGVSPADITALLIYLEQMNRTSN